The nucleotide sequence GCGACACGGATCGTGACGATCTGACACGCGACGTCACACGGCGGAATCCGCCGACGCACGCAGGCCCCGTGTGCCGGCGAGGACCTAGCTTGGCTCGCATGTCCGACACCCCGTTCGCCGTCGCGCTCGAGCTGGACGCCGACGGCGCCCGCCCCGCGGCACCGCCAGTTTCCGCCGCCCTCTCCGCGCGCCGCCTGGCCGTCCGCGGCGCGGCCGCCGAGCGCTTCGGCTTCACCGCCGTGACGTTCGACGACTCACCGCTGCCGGTCGCCGATGCGGTCGCGCGGCTCGATGCCGTGCAGCGCGCCGCGTTCCTCGCGCCGCTCACGTCGGCCATCGGCCTCGTGCCGGTCGCGCACGTCGCCTACAGCGAGCCGTTCCACGTCGCGACGCAGCTCGCGAGCCTCGACTGGGCCTCGAACGGACGCGCGGGCTGGATCGCCGCAGCCTCTGGGACCGCGCGCGAGGCCGCGGCCTACGGTCGTGAGGCGCTTTCAGGCGACCATCTCCGCCGTGCGCAAGAGGACGTGATCGAGGTCGCTCGCCGCCTTTGGGACTCGTGGGAGGACGACGCTGTCATCCAGGACGCAGCGAGCGGCCGCTACCTCGACGCCGACAAGCTCCACTACATCGACTTCGAGGGCGAGAGCTTCTCGGTGAAGGGTCCGCTCATCACGCCCAGGCCACCGCAGGGGCAGCTGGTCGTGGTGGCGCCGGCCGGCACCGCGGGTGCGGACGTCGCGCTGGTCACGGGTACCGACCTGGCGGAGATCACGGGTGCTGCATCCCGCGCCCGTGCCGCGGGTGCGCCGCTCGTCTGGGCGGAGGTCGAGGTGGTGCTCGAGGCGCGCGGCGTGTCCGCGACGCGGCGGCTCGAGACCCTCGGCGGCTGGACGGACGCCGGGCGCGTGCGCTACTCGGGCGACGCGAACGGTCTCGTCGCGCTGACCGCTGGACTGGCAGCATCCGTCGATGGTGTACGTCTGCACGTCGCAGAGCTCGATGTCGATCTCGAGGAGGTGGGTCGCGCGGTGCTGCCGGCGCTGCGAGAGCGGATCGGCTTCCGTTCGCCGCGGGCGGGCGAGACCCTCCGCGATGCCCTCGGCCTCGAGCGCAGCGTGAGCCGCTACGCCGCCACCGCCGTGAAGGAGTTCGCATGACCACGTCCCGTCGCATCCAGTTCGGTGTGTTCTTCCAGGGGGTCAACTTCGGCACCATCTGGTCGAGCGACCGCAGCGGCTCGCAGTACGACTTCGAGTCGTTCCGCCGCATCGCGCAGACCGCCGAGCGCGGGCTCTTCTCGGCGTTCTTCCTCGGCGAGGGGTTGCGACTTCGTGAGCACTTCG is from Microbacterium sp. LWH3-1.2 and encodes:
- a CDS encoding LLM class flavin-dependent oxidoreductase; its protein translation is MSDTPFAVALELDADGARPAAPPVSAALSARRLAVRGAAAERFGFTAVTFDDSPLPVADAVARLDAVQRAAFLAPLTSAIGLVPVAHVAYSEPFHVATQLASLDWASNGRAGWIAAASGTAREAAAYGREALSGDHLRRAQEDVIEVARRLWDSWEDDAVIQDAASGRYLDADKLHYIDFEGESFSVKGPLITPRPPQGQLVVVAPAGTAGADVALVTGTDLAEITGAASRARAAGAPLVWAEVEVVLEARGVSATRRLETLGGWTDAGRVRYSGDANGLVALTAGLAASVDGVRLHVAELDVDLEEVGRAVLPALRERIGFRSPRAGETLRDALGLERSVSRYAATAVKEFA